A section of the Apodemus sylvaticus chromosome 10, mApoSyl1.1, whole genome shotgun sequence genome encodes:
- the Cygb gene encoding cytoglobin isoform X1, with translation MEKVPGDMEIERRERSEELSEAERKAVQATWARLYANCEDVGVAILVRFFVNFPSAKQYFSQFRHMEDPLEMERSPQLRKHACRVMGALNTVVENLHDPDKVSSVLALVGKAHALKHKVEPVYFKILSGVILEVIAEEFANDFPAETQKAWAKLRGLIYSHVTSAYKEVGWVQQVPNTTTPPATLPSPGP, from the exons ATGGAGAAAGTGCCGGGCGACATGGAGATAGAGCGCAGGGAGAGGAGCGAGGAGCTGTCCGAGGCGGAGAGGAAGGCGGTTCAGGCTACGTGGGCCCGGCTGTATGCCAACTGCGAGGACGTGGGGGTGGCCATCCTGGTGAG GTTCTTTGTGAACTTCCCATCGGCCAAGCAGTACTTCAGCCAGTTCAGACACATGGAGGACCCCTTGGAGATGGAGAGGAGTCCCCAGCTGCGGAAACATGCCTGCCGGGTCATGGGGGCCCTCAACACTGTTGTGGAGAACCTGCATGACCCAGACAAGGTATCCTCTGTGCTCGCCCTGGTTGGCAAGGCCCACGCCCTCAAGCACAAGGTGGAGCCCGTGTACTTTAAG ATTCTCTCTGGGGTCATTCTGGAGGTGATCGCCGAGGAGTTTGCCAATGACTTCCCTGCAGAGACGCAGAAAGCCTGGGCCAAGCTGCGTGGCCTCATCTACAGTCATGTGACCTCGGCCTACAAGGAAGTAGGCTGGGTACAGCAGGTCCCCAACACCACCAC CCCACCAGCCACGCTGCCCTCCCCAGGGCCGTAG
- the Cygb gene encoding cytoglobin isoform X2: protein MEKVPGDMEIERRERSEELSEAERKAVQATWARLYANCEDVGVAILVRFFVNFPSAKQYFSQFRHMEDPLEMERSPQLRKHACRVMGALNTVVENLHDPDKVSSVLALVGKAHALKHKVEPVYFKILSGVILEVIAEEFANDFPAETQKAWAKLRGLIYSHVTSAYKEVGWVQQVPNTTT from the exons ATGGAGAAAGTGCCGGGCGACATGGAGATAGAGCGCAGGGAGAGGAGCGAGGAGCTGTCCGAGGCGGAGAGGAAGGCGGTTCAGGCTACGTGGGCCCGGCTGTATGCCAACTGCGAGGACGTGGGGGTGGCCATCCTGGTGAG GTTCTTTGTGAACTTCCCATCGGCCAAGCAGTACTTCAGCCAGTTCAGACACATGGAGGACCCCTTGGAGATGGAGAGGAGTCCCCAGCTGCGGAAACATGCCTGCCGGGTCATGGGGGCCCTCAACACTGTTGTGGAGAACCTGCATGACCCAGACAAGGTATCCTCTGTGCTCGCCCTGGTTGGCAAGGCCCACGCCCTCAAGCACAAGGTGGAGCCCGTGTACTTTAAG ATTCTCTCTGGGGTCATTCTGGAGGTGATCGCCGAGGAGTTTGCCAATGACTTCCCTGCAGAGACGCAGAAAGCCTGGGCCAAGCTGCGTGGCCTCATCTACAGTCATGTGACCTCGGCCTACAAGGAAGTAGGCTGGGTACAGCAGGTCCCCAACACCACCACGTGA
- the LOC127694594 gene encoding 60S ribosomal protein L35-like — MAKIKAWDLRSKKKEELLKQPDNLKVELSQLRVAKVTGSAASKLSKIRVVRKSIAQVLTVINQAQKENRRKFHKGKKYKPLDLRPKKTGARRGRLTKPEEKLETKKQQRKEQQEERLCPLRKDAVKA, encoded by the coding sequence ATGGCCAAGATTAAGGCTTGGGACCTGCGcagcaagaagaaggaggagctgTTGAAACAACCGGACAATCTGAAGGTGGAACTGTCCCAGCTTCGCGTCGCCAAAGTGACAGGCAGCGCCGCGTCCAAGCTCTCCAAGATCCGAGTGGTACGCAAATCCATCGCCCAAGTTCTCACCGTCATTaaccaggctcagaaagaaaacCGCAGGAAATTCCACAAGGGTAAGAAGTACAAGCCCCTGGACCTGCGACCCAAGAAGACGGGAGCCAGGCGCGGCCGGCTCACCAAGCCGGAAGAGAAGCTGGAGACCAAGAAGCAGCAGCggaaggagcagcaggaggagcggCTGTGCCCACTGCGCAAGGATGCAGTCAAGGCCTGA